In Buchnera aphidicola (Takecallis taiwana), the genomic stretch TCAATAAATTATTACATCAAAATAATATACATAGTAAGTATGGTGGTGTAGTACCAGAGTTAGCATTTCGACAATATATATATCAAGTTGCTCCATTAATTAGAGATGTTATAAAAAAATATAATATTTGTTTAGATAGTATTAACGGTATTGCATATACTGCGGGTCCAGGTTTATCTGGTTCTTTACTGATTGGTGCAGCAGTAAGTTGTGCTTTTGCTTATTCCTGTAATATTCCTGCGATTCCAATCAATCATATGGAAGCGCATTTATTATCACCAATGATGGAAAATAATTCTATTCAATTTCCTTTTATTGGTTTATTGGTATCAGGAAAACATACGCAATTAATTAATGCACATAAGTTAGGTCAGTATGAAATTTTAGGTAATACATTGGATGATGCTGTCGGGGAAGTATTTGATAAAGTTGCTCAAGCATTACATTTAGGGTATCCAGGCGGAGCACTACTATCACAATTTGCACAAAAAGGAGAATTAGGTAAATTTGTTTTTCCTTTTCCCATGAAAAATAATTCAGGATTCAATTTTAGTTTTTCAGGATTAAAAACTTTTACATTAAAGTTAATACAACAAAATCTTCATAATATTCAAAATTTACATAATATTGCTTGTCAATTTGAATATACAGTATTTGATATTTTAAGACATAAAACGTATTATGCTGTACAAAAAGCAGGTTATAATCGTGTTATTGTTGCTGGAGGTGTGAGTGCAAATTTAAGATTAATTCATTTATTGAA encodes the following:
- the tsaD gene encoding tRNA (adenosine(37)-N6)-threonylcarbamoyltransferase complex transferase subunit TsaD, with the translated sequence MRILGVETSFDDTGVAIYDDQSGLLINKLLHQNNIHSKYGGVVPELAFRQYIYQVAPLIRDVIKKYNICLDSINGIAYTAGPGLSGSLLIGAAVSCAFAYSCNIPAIPINHMEAHLLSPMMENNSIQFPFIGLLVSGKHTQLINAHKLGQYEILGNTLDDAVGEVFDKVAQALHLGYPGGALLSQFAQKGELGKFVFPFPMKNNSGFNFSFSGLKTFTLKLIQQNLHNIQNLHNIACQFEYTVFDILRHKTYYAVQKAGYNRVIVAGGVSANLRLIHLLKSTFQDNNIVLYSPSVNICTDNAAMIAYLGFLYFQSESFTQNTDIFINPRWSMASIKK